A part of Pararhodobacter sp. genomic DNA contains:
- a CDS encoding type IV secretion system protein B4 has protein sequence MPRDGLGRDVADALDPLTALPAWVKGEKRLSSMLPYVSLVTDRTIRTRGNELMQCIRLEGVNSTTSEDAHLDRIGGLLAGIVAQVGTEFSFYLHKVSKAVDVTLPSIPGEGFAAAVDQRWRAHLGQSGLRDKTLTLTVLKRPEAGSRLPFGLGASRARHAADTTRRLRKLDEVVGFLLSSFDELKPRLLAASSGELLGFLGSLNTGEEHPLFPRSRLGVIAEDVANTRVTFRGTTIALSDGAVGDKLGAIFAVKNYPAKTDSLMLDELNLPVDMVVTHSFVPINANIMAGRIKRQLRLMQAANDGAVSLAQELELAQDDLESKRLIFGEHHMTVAVYARSQAALDDIAAEIRNISATSGINLISEAFGARAHFMAQHPGNTGARSRKAAITNHNFADLATFHRTPLGKTGREVPWGVPITLFPTPERSGFRFNFHEQGAPDREPTGGHTLILGRPGSGKSVLAAFLMTMARRAGARVFVFDYRAGMEMAVRALGGSYSTVRAGRPTGLNPLQTEIDARGQAWLADWLASLLERRDRPLTPVQTNRLQEVVRQNASAGNAGLRNWSDFASLLVSTDDEGDLFERMQEWTADGRYGWIFGANTVDTFQIGGRTDADVAGFDLTGILDSESERERMAVLSYLFRRVERVIEDRKPTIIVIDEAWKALDNAYFAERLSNWLVTARKQNAVVVMMTQYASQLERTRTGKTIVEAVPTQVLLPNIRASAADYAMLGLSDKELDVLLGVGSVSRLALVRDDRGAMVIDADLSALGPLVTILGGMEKGEALVGPDYRDRPDFWRVT, from the coding sequence ATGCCCCGTGATGGACTTGGCCGTGACGTGGCCGACGCCCTCGACCCGCTGACCGCGCTGCCGGCATGGGTCAAGGGCGAGAAGCGGCTCTCGTCGATGCTGCCCTATGTGAGCCTTGTCACCGACCGGACGATCCGGACGCGCGGTAACGAACTGATGCAATGCATCCGGCTCGAAGGGGTGAACAGCACCACGAGCGAGGACGCCCATCTCGACCGGATCGGCGGGCTTCTTGCCGGGATCGTCGCGCAGGTAGGGACGGAGTTTTCCTTCTACCTGCACAAGGTCTCGAAAGCGGTCGACGTGACCCTGCCGTCCATCCCGGGCGAGGGGTTCGCCGCCGCCGTGGACCAGCGCTGGCGCGCGCATCTGGGTCAATCCGGCCTGCGCGACAAGACGCTGACCCTGACGGTCCTGAAGCGCCCCGAGGCGGGGAGCCGTTTGCCCTTCGGTCTGGGGGCGTCGCGTGCGCGACATGCAGCGGACACAACCCGCCGCTTGCGCAAGCTCGACGAGGTCGTCGGGTTTCTCCTGTCGTCCTTCGACGAGCTGAAGCCGCGCCTGCTGGCCGCCAGCAGCGGCGAACTTCTGGGCTTCCTCGGCTCGCTCAACACCGGAGAAGAGCACCCGCTCTTCCCGCGGTCGCGTTTGGGCGTGATCGCCGAGGACGTGGCCAATACCCGGGTGACTTTTCGCGGCACGACCATCGCGCTTTCCGACGGTGCCGTAGGCGACAAGCTCGGCGCGATCTTCGCGGTGAAGAACTACCCCGCCAAGACCGACAGCCTGATGCTCGACGAGCTGAACCTGCCCGTCGACATGGTGGTCACGCACTCTTTCGTGCCGATCAACGCCAACATCATGGCGGGACGCATCAAGCGGCAGTTGCGCCTGATGCAGGCGGCCAACGACGGGGCCGTCAGCCTCGCTCAGGAGTTGGAACTCGCCCAGGACGATCTGGAATCCAAACGCCTGATCTTCGGCGAGCACCACATGACGGTGGCCGTCTATGCGCGCAGCCAAGCCGCACTTGACGATATCGCAGCCGAAATCCGCAACATCTCTGCCACCTCCGGCATCAACCTGATCTCGGAGGCCTTCGGGGCGCGGGCGCATTTCATGGCGCAACATCCCGGCAATACCGGGGCGCGAAGCCGCAAGGCAGCGATCACGAACCACAACTTCGCCGATCTCGCCACCTTTCACCGCACACCGCTTGGCAAGACTGGTAGGGAAGTGCCGTGGGGCGTGCCGATCACACTCTTCCCGACGCCCGAGCGCAGCGGCTTTCGCTTCAACTTCCACGAACAGGGCGCACCGGATCGCGAGCCTACCGGTGGCCACACCCTGATCCTAGGGCGCCCCGGCTCGGGCAAATCCGTGCTGGCGGCTTTCCTGATGACCATGGCACGGCGAGCAGGTGCGCGGGTCTTCGTCTTCGACTATCGCGCCGGCATGGAAATGGCCGTCCGCGCGCTAGGCGGCAGCTATTCGACCGTGCGGGCCGGCCGCCCCACGGGGCTCAATCCCCTGCAGACCGAAATCGACGCCCGCGGTCAGGCTTGGCTTGCCGATTGGCTCGCAAGCCTCCTCGAGCGCCGCGACCGGCCGCTGACCCCGGTGCAGACCAACCGCCTGCAGGAGGTCGTGCGCCAGAACGCCAGTGCGGGGAACGCGGGGCTGCGCAACTGGTCCGACTTCGCCTCACTCCTCGTCTCGACCGACGACGAGGGCGATCTCTTCGAGCGGATGCAGGAATGGACGGCCGATGGCCGCTACGGCTGGATCTTTGGGGCGAACACGGTCGATACGTTCCAGATCGGGGGCCGCACCGACGCGGACGTCGCGGGCTTTGATCTGACCGGCATCCTCGATTCCGAGAGCGAGCGGGAACGCATGGCGGTCCTCTCCTATCTCTTCCGCCGGGTCGAACGGGTGATCGAGGACCGCAAGCCCACGATCATCGTCATCGACGAAGCCTGGAAGGCGCTGGACAACGCGTATTTCGCGGAGCGGCTCTCGAACTGGCTGGTGACGGCGCGCAAGCAGAACGCGGTCGTCGTGATGATGACTCAATATGCCAGCCAGCTCGAGCGGACCCGGACCGGCAAGACCATCGTGGAAGCCGTGCCAACGCAGGTGCTCCTGCCCAACATCCGCGCCTCAGCCGCAGACTACGCGATGCTGGGCCTCAGCGACAAAGAACTCGACGTGCTTCTGGGCGTCGGCTCCGTCTCGCGGCTTGCGCTCGTGCGCGATGACCGGGGCGCGATGGTGATCGACGCCGATCTCAGCGCGCTCGGCCCCCTCGTGACCATCCTTGGCGGCATGGAGAAGGGCGAGGCCCTTGTCGGCCCGGATTACCGTGACCGCCCTGATTTCTGGAGAGTGACATGA
- a CDS encoding TrbI/VirB10 family protein: protein MSQDTEDLVARLAALEATGDKKRGAARPSPLAAILGVAGIVAVGGLAWAALQPSPEAPLPTAAPEEFQTTGSGFGDLAPMPVVESAPAPAETGPSASELALMESLATLRAELEDLRARPVEASDSGAEQAIADLTAQIAALQEASTEAQRALERQLTERDRELDQLRMDLEVARLTPPAPTDLGPNEEDLRLAELERRRIAEAEARAERIASPMIAFSGIGAGTDRENSIEAARLNEDEAFVRAGARPAPVTRAEVIVNPGNTVVQGTMIQAVTETALDSTLPGAIRAIVSEDVHSFDGTRVLIPRGARLVGRYRSDVALAQSRVMVAWDRIILPDNQTVEISAFGGDELGRTGTTGFVDTRFAQRFGSAALISLIGALPAAAAGQIEDEAAADIASDVGTDLRDSTQSVMQDYLAIRPVIHVDQGTRITVMVDRDLEIF from the coding sequence ATGAGCCAGGATACCGAAGACCTCGTCGCGCGCCTCGCGGCGCTTGAAGCAACGGGCGACAAGAAGCGCGGTGCCGCACGGCCCTCCCCGCTGGCCGCCATCCTCGGTGTGGCCGGGATCGTGGCCGTGGGCGGCTTGGCCTGGGCGGCCCTGCAGCCATCGCCAGAAGCGCCCCTGCCGACCGCCGCCCCCGAAGAGTTCCAGACGACAGGATCGGGCTTCGGTGACCTCGCGCCCATGCCCGTGGTAGAGTCTGCACCGGCGCCGGCCGAGACCGGCCCCTCCGCGTCAGAACTGGCGCTGATGGAAAGCCTCGCCACGCTGCGCGCGGAACTCGAAGACCTGCGCGCGCGGCCCGTCGAGGCATCGGACAGCGGCGCGGAGCAGGCCATCGCCGATCTTACGGCGCAGATCGCGGCGCTGCAGGAGGCCTCGACCGAGGCGCAGCGAGCACTCGAACGGCAATTGACCGAACGCGATCGCGAGCTTGACCAGCTGCGCATGGACCTCGAGGTCGCGCGGCTGACACCGCCTGCGCCGACGGACCTCGGACCGAACGAGGAGGATTTGCGTCTGGCGGAACTTGAACGCCGCCGGATCGCGGAGGCCGAGGCGCGGGCCGAACGCATCGCCTCGCCCATGATCGCGTTTTCCGGGATCGGGGCAGGGACCGACCGGGAGAACAGCATCGAGGCCGCGCGCCTGAATGAGGACGAAGCCTTCGTGCGCGCAGGCGCAAGGCCCGCCCCGGTGACGCGGGCCGAGGTGATCGTGAACCCTGGCAACACCGTCGTGCAAGGCACGATGATCCAGGCCGTGACCGAGACGGCACTGGACAGCACGCTGCCTGGTGCAATCCGCGCCATCGTCTCCGAGGACGTTCATTCCTTCGACGGTACGCGCGTCCTGATCCCGCGCGGCGCGCGCCTTGTGGGGCGCTATCGCTCCGATGTGGCGCTCGCGCAGTCGCGGGTGATGGTGGCCTGGGACCGCATCATCCTGCCCGACAACCAGACCGTGGAAATCAGCGCTTTTGGCGGAGACGAGCTCGGCCGCACCGGTACCACCGGGTTTGTTGACACCCGTTTTGCGCAGCGCTTCGGCTCCGCCGCGCTGATCTCGCTGATCGGGGCCTTGCCCGCAGCCGCCGCCGGACAAATCGAGGATGAGGCTGCCGCCGACATCGCGAGCGACGTCGGCACGGACCTGCGCGACAGTACCCAAAGCGTCATGCAGGACTATCTGGCGATCCGGCCCGTGATCCATGTCGACCAGGGCACCCGGATCACAGTCATGGTCGACCGCGATCTGGAGATTTTCTGA
- a CDS encoding TrbG/VirB9 family P-type conjugative transfer protein, with amino-acid sequence MHALLVASALALTSLPASAETTPRAGPHDNRVRIASWTEGEVYRIVTTLTRVTTVEFGEGETIRSIIAGDTVGFQFDGVPGGRAFAIKPAASGVATNITVYTNRRSYYFHVVEARETPHYVVQFRYPESRAQPARAVAADAPNANYAVSAQEEFTPTAVWDDGTFTYFRFARNAPVPAIFRYANGGERAVNSTALEDGVIRVSGVNRQWVLRLGEDEVCVQDMGGPTS; translated from the coding sequence ATGCACGCCCTGCTGGTCGCAAGTGCCCTGGCGCTCACTTCACTCCCAGCCTCGGCCGAGACCACGCCGCGCGCTGGCCCCCATGACAACCGCGTCCGGATCGCGAGCTGGACCGAGGGGGAGGTCTACCGGATCGTCACCACCCTGACCCGGGTCACCACCGTCGAATTCGGCGAGGGCGAGACTATCCGCTCGATCATCGCGGGCGACACGGTGGGCTTCCAGTTCGACGGCGTGCCGGGCGGACGCGCCTTCGCGATCAAGCCCGCCGCCTCGGGTGTGGCCACCAACATCACGGTCTACACGAACCGCCGTTCCTACTATTTCCACGTCGTCGAGGCGCGGGAGACCCCGCATTACGTGGTTCAGTTCCGCTACCCCGAGAGCCGCGCACAACCGGCCCGCGCGGTTGCCGCTGATGCGCCGAATGCAAACTACGCCGTCAGCGCCCAAGAGGAGTTCACACCGACGGCCGTCTGGGATGACGGCACCTTCACCTATTTCCGCTTCGCGCGAAACGCGCCGGTCCCGGCGATCTTCCGCTATGCCAATGGCGGCGAGCGGGCGGTGAACAGCACGGCACTCGAGGATGGTGTCATCCGCGTCTCGGGCGTCAATCGCCAATGGGTCCTGCGCCTCGGCGAAGACGAGGTCTGTGTTCAGGATATGGGTGGGCCCACATCATGA
- a CDS encoding TrbC/VirB2 family protein yields the protein MLRTRALVALGATALIVLAGPALAQSIDLSPVQTLLQGIVDAITGPLGIVIGTLALIGVFLSWLFGILDFRQALWVVVAIAGIAAAPTIVAAIWTT from the coding sequence GTGCTCCGCACGCGGGCCCTTGTCGCGCTCGGCGCAACCGCCCTCATCGTGCTGGCTGGCCCGGCGCTGGCCCAAAGCATTGACCTGTCACCCGTGCAGACGCTTCTGCAGGGCATCGTCGATGCGATCACCGGCCCCTTGGGCATCGTGATCGGGACACTGGCGCTGATCGGTGTGTTCCTCTCCTGGCTCTTCGGCATCCTCGACTTCCGCCAGGCGCTCTGGGTCGTGGTCGCAATCGCGGGCATCGCCGCAGCGCCCACCATCGTCGCCGCCATCTGGACGACCTGA
- a CDS encoding ATPase, T2SS/T4P/T4SS family, with translation MAASYLEASLDRLGAPVQRDDTIEICINPDGHVWGEFQGDHFMRGLGTPLTQTEIKDLGNQIASAASTTLSTKKPIVSVSILYRARPIRAQVIQPPAVEGGFSISLRFFSSLPLEAIKLGFLYGKERSLEGLRRERNAALRDVVASGDIDAALRFCVENKLNMIVSGGTSTGKTVAARKILSLIPPEERIITIEEAAELRPEQPNAVTLIADRDTDARSADVLLASTLRMRPDRIVLGEVRGREAMTFLEAINTGHGGSLTTLHAETPQLAVRRLAIAALKTDVPMTYADMVDYIEGSIDVIIQAGRHDGARGITEFFLPGQARHPDQNKGPTEGTKRPTVAAK, from the coding sequence ATGGCAGCGAGCTATCTCGAAGCCTCGCTCGACCGGCTTGGCGCGCCCGTGCAGCGCGACGACACGATCGAGATCTGCATCAACCCCGACGGCCACGTCTGGGGCGAATTCCAGGGCGATCATTTCATGCGCGGCCTCGGTACGCCGCTGACCCAGACCGAGATCAAGGACCTCGGCAATCAGATCGCCTCGGCCGCCTCGACCACGCTCAGCACCAAGAAACCCATCGTCTCGGTCTCGATCCTCTACCGGGCTCGTCCGATCCGGGCGCAGGTGATCCAGCCTCCTGCCGTCGAGGGCGGCTTCTCCATCTCGCTACGGTTCTTCTCCTCCCTGCCACTGGAGGCCATCAAGCTTGGCTTCCTCTATGGCAAGGAGCGCAGCCTCGAAGGTCTGCGCCGCGAACGGAACGCTGCGCTCCGCGATGTGGTGGCCTCCGGCGACATCGATGCCGCCCTGCGCTTCTGCGTCGAGAACAAGCTCAACATGATCGTTTCAGGCGGCACCTCGACCGGCAAGACAGTCGCGGCGCGCAAGATCCTTTCGCTGATCCCACCCGAGGAGCGGATCATCACCATTGAGGAGGCGGCGGAACTGCGCCCTGAACAGCCGAATGCCGTGACGCTGATTGCGGACCGGGACACGGATGCCCGCAGCGCCGATGTGCTTCTGGCCTCGACCTTACGCATGCGGCCTGATCGGATCGTGCTGGGTGAGGTTCGGGGGCGGGAGGCCATGACCTTCCTCGAGGCGATCAACACCGGCCATGGCGGTTCGCTCACCACCCTGCATGCCGAGACCCCGCAACTGGCCGTCCGCCGCCTCGCCATCGCGGCCCTGAAAACCGATGTGCCGATGACCTATGCCGACATGGTCGACTACATCGAGGGCTCCATCGACGTGATCATCCAGGCGGGCCGCCACGACGGCGCCCGCGGCATCACCGAGTTCTTCCTGCCCGGGCAGGCAAGACATCCAGACCAGAACAAGGGTCCGACCGAGGGCACGAAGCGCCCCACGGTCGCGGCCAAATGA
- a CDS encoding type IV secretion system protein, which yields MSARELVEEELIHGALRREQLWRMIGLGGAGFGVFGCLAAAAVALMVETPPPVVVPYDPATGLALPNATVETVSLAERPAIIEAQIYRYILDREAYNQLDNDLRVRRVLAQSSGAAEASMRAMWTSGQESYPPTRYGPAAEMAVEIASITLIGENRAQVRLRKRLTSPQGAQDGSFTATLMFAFQPERTRTIDDVWQNPFGFTVTQYAIRSDRSE from the coding sequence ATGAGCGCGCGCGAACTGGTCGAAGAGGAGCTGATCCACGGCGCACTGCGCCGGGAGCAGCTCTGGCGGATGATCGGCCTTGGCGGGGCAGGCTTCGGCGTTTTCGGCTGCCTTGCGGCCGCTGCTGTCGCCCTGATGGTCGAGACGCCCCCACCGGTCGTCGTGCCCTATGATCCCGCCACGGGTCTGGCCCTGCCGAATGCAACGGTTGAGACGGTATCGCTTGCCGAGCGCCCGGCCATCATCGAGGCGCAGATCTATCGCTACATTCTGGATCGCGAGGCGTACAACCAGCTCGACAACGATCTACGCGTGCGCCGTGTGTTGGCGCAATCCAGCGGTGCTGCCGAGGCCAGCATGCGCGCCATGTGGACCTCGGGGCAGGAGAGCTACCCGCCGACCCGCTACGGCCCAGCCGCAGAGATGGCCGTCGAGATCGCCTCGATCACGCTCATCGGCGAGAACCGCGCGCAGGTGCGCCTCAGAAAGCGCCTGACGAGCCCGCAAGGGGCGCAGGACGGGTCGTTCACTGCAACACTGATGTTTGCCTTCCAACCCGAACGGACCCGCACGATCGACGACGTCTGGCAAAACCCCTTCGGCTTCACCGTCACCCAATATGCCATCCGATCGGACCGTTCCGAATGA
- a CDS encoding lytic transglycosylase domain-containing protein has protein sequence MRTWLPLSMVSLALAGPAAGPANAQGVPTFDLRLFAERQAILGQTDQDLALQQDRLTREEELAEIEREQLASLEGLVDAMSLGSGDVAGTVAGLEAGQGAVGDVESAAASLYAPEDNNPAAARMFGDAREGIEELIIRAARDTHSLPGVSRAGLSLVQWRCLLQALIWQESRFQIGARSPVGAFGLTQIMPATASDLGINPAYYDDPYLQVTGGARYLAQMLNMFDGNIIHALAAYNAGPGNVQDYGGVPPFAETQHYVVVIPQQYNSYLAAVGGIDALGTIDPVLLANASFSLSAHGAGVYGDYSLVSVQAAALRVQDIIRRIGETEDLHEAIALNTYARAELARLVAIRTRIKAAQTQPLSEEQLAMAAAQAAERQFMDFTLESLR, from the coding sequence ATGCGGACTTGGCTTCCCCTCTCGATGGTCAGCCTGGCGCTGGCTGGTCCCGCTGCGGGGCCAGCCAACGCCCAAGGCGTGCCGACTTTCGACCTGCGCCTCTTCGCAGAGCGGCAGGCAATCCTCGGGCAGACCGATCAGGATCTGGCGCTGCAGCAGGACCGGCTGACCCGCGAGGAGGAGCTGGCCGAGATCGAACGCGAGCAACTCGCCTCCCTCGAAGGATTGGTGGATGCCATGTCCCTCGGCTCCGGCGATGTCGCAGGCACCGTGGCCGGGCTCGAGGCGGGGCAGGGGGCTGTTGGCGACGTCGAAAGCGCAGCCGCCAGCCTCTACGCGCCCGAGGACAACAATCCGGCTGCAGCCCGGATGTTTGGCGATGCCCGGGAAGGGATCGAGGAGCTGATTATCCGCGCCGCGCGCGACACGCATAGCCTGCCAGGCGTAAGCCGCGCAGGGCTGTCACTGGTCCAGTGGCGCTGCCTTTTGCAGGCCCTGATCTGGCAGGAAAGCCGCTTCCAGATCGGGGCACGCTCCCCCGTTGGGGCTTTCGGGCTGACGCAGATCATGCCCGCTACCGCTAGCGATCTTGGCATCAACCCGGCCTACTACGACGACCCGTACCTGCAGGTCACAGGCGGTGCGCGTTACCTCGCGCAGATGCTGAACATGTTCGATGGCAACATCATCCATGCGCTGGCCGCTTACAACGCAGGCCCTGGCAACGTGCAGGACTACGGCGGCGTCCCGCCCTTTGCAGAGACCCAGCACTACGTGGTGGTGATACCGCAGCAGTACAACAGCTACCTCGCCGCCGTGGGCGGGATCGATGCGCTCGGCACGATCGATCCGGTCCTTCTGGCGAATGCGAGCTTCAGCCTCTCGGCTCATGGCGCAGGCGTCTATGGCGACTATTCGCTGGTCTCGGTCCAGGCCGCAGCCCTGCGGGTTCAGGACATCATCCGCCGCATCGGCGAGACTGAAGACCTGCACGAGGCCATCGCGCTCAATACCTATGCGCGCGCCGAACTTGCCCGGCTCGTCGCGATCCGCACCCGGATCAAGGCCGCCCAGACCCAGCCGCTGAGCGAGGAGCAACTCGCCATGGCCGCGGCCCAAGCCGCCGAGCGGCAGTTCATGGATTTCACCTTGGAGAGTTTGCGATGA
- a CDS encoding type IV secretion system protein — translation MIKRMSRSLATGAATLALGLAFAGPVASQGVPTVDTQNIAQEIRQLQQMLQDFGIQTDLLDNALAQLDLLQQQFDQLEEMYASLTGPRSILGLAMGGDLDGLLQANFEDIPGLIRGIQAGDWSSLIGPNAGPLRTQMKQALASAGFDEDSLREIATSGNPGAEGVATRATTGAVMSAAAQNSHSEAAQSLERVEQLVAMIPDMEDLKASMDHNTRVTAELAIAMTRMWELEAIQTLGAGNAGVVDAATVAEERRYMDFTLPSLAP, via the coding sequence ATGATCAAGCGCATGTCCCGTTCCCTTGCCACCGGTGCCGCGACACTTGCGCTTGGCCTCGCTTTTGCAGGTCCCGTCGCGTCACAGGGCGTGCCCACGGTCGATACCCAGAACATCGCCCAGGAAATCCGCCAGCTTCAGCAGATGCTGCAAGATTTCGGGATCCAGACCGATCTTCTGGACAATGCGCTGGCACAGCTCGACCTCCTGCAGCAGCAGTTCGATCAGCTCGAGGAGATGTATGCCTCGCTGACCGGGCCGCGTAGCATTCTGGGTCTCGCCATGGGCGGCGACCTCGACGGCCTCTTGCAGGCCAACTTCGAAGATATCCCTGGTCTGATCCGGGGCATCCAGGCGGGCGACTGGTCGAGCCTGATCGGCCCCAACGCGGGGCCTCTGCGCACGCAGATGAAACAGGCGCTTGCCAGTGCTGGCTTCGACGAGGACTCGCTGCGCGAGATCGCCACTAGCGGCAATCCTGGGGCCGAAGGTGTCGCCACCCGCGCCACGACCGGTGCTGTGATGTCGGCGGCCGCCCAGAACAGCCATTCCGAGGCGGCCCAGTCACTCGAACGCGTCGAACAGCTTGTCGCGATGATCCCCGACATGGAGGACCTGAAGGCATCGATGGACCACAACACCCGCGTCACCGCGGAACTGGCCATCGCCATGACTCGGATGTGGGAACTTGAAGCCATCCAGACCCTCGGCGCAGGGAACGCCGGGGTGGTGGATGCCGCCACCGTCGCCGAAGAGCGCCGCTATATGGACTTCACCCTGCCGAGCCTCGCGCCATGA
- a CDS encoding type IV secretion system protein → MSIVSWMVGTADGFLADAAESQFGAVASNTGTIVLLMVTLSLIGVCINMAFQFRSMDGASFFWYLIKLTLIGLFAFNWANFNAVANAVIGGLDYVAGALISSVGGGGAGATYFAAEFDDLITEFSQYLNAIGNNLNWMTGAILGGIGLVLLSLLGFMTGIVLIFAKMMLTLMLGLAPIMIALSLFDATKDFFHRWVSTTISYAFYPIVIAAMFSTVVGMANSLLAQLGDPNSATNIGSLVPFFVMVFLAKGFVAATPLIVRGISGNLMVAAAPAIVSGSAGVLRGLMNTSGVQGRARIGALTTGEAIGRGAVQTPGAVRSAAATASAQVVRMAERAKRLGG, encoded by the coding sequence ATGAGCATCGTCAGCTGGATGGTCGGAACGGCCGACGGCTTCCTTGCCGATGCGGCAGAGTCCCAGTTCGGGGCTGTGGCCAGCAATACCGGCACGATCGTCCTGCTGATGGTCACGCTCTCGCTGATCGGCGTCTGTATCAACATGGCCTTCCAGTTCCGCAGCATGGATGGGGCCAGCTTCTTCTGGTACCTGATCAAGCTGACGCTTATAGGTCTCTTTGCCTTCAACTGGGCCAACTTCAACGCGGTCGCCAATGCCGTGATCGGCGGGCTCGACTACGTCGCCGGGGCCCTGATCTCTTCGGTCGGTGGCGGCGGGGCAGGGGCCACGTACTTTGCCGCCGAGTTCGATGATCTCATCACGGAGTTCAGCCAGTACCTGAACGCGATCGGCAACAACCTGAACTGGATGACTGGCGCGATACTCGGCGGCATCGGTCTGGTGCTCCTGAGCCTCCTTGGCTTCATGACCGGCATCGTCCTCATCTTCGCCAAGATGATGCTGACACTGATGCTCGGTCTTGCGCCGATCATGATCGCCCTGTCGCTCTTCGATGCGACCAAGGATTTCTTCCACAGATGGGTCTCGACGACGATCAGCTACGCCTTCTACCCCATCGTCATCGCCGCCATGTTCTCGACCGTCGTCGGCATGGCGAATTCGCTCTTGGCCCAGCTCGGCGACCCGAACTCGGCCACCAACATCGGCTCGCTGGTGCCGTTCTTCGTGATGGTGTTCCTGGCCAAGGGCTTCGTCGCAGCAACGCCGCTGATCGTGCGGGGGATCTCGGGGAACCTGATGGTGGCTGCAGCACCTGCAATCGTCAGCGGGTCAGCAGGGGTGTTGCGGGGGCTAATGAACACCTCTGGTGTGCAGGGCCGGGCGAGGATCGGCGCACTGACGACGGGTGAGGCGATCGGGCGGGGTGCGGTGCAGACGCCTGGCGCCGTGCGGAGCGCCGCGGCAACCGCAAGCGCGCAGGTGGTACGGATGGCCGAGAGGGCGAAGCGGCTGGGGGGGTGA
- a CDS encoding type IV secretion system protein VirB3, producing the protein MSDQSRVFIGLLRPPKLMGLPIMYAMVWLFGSTLLFLWVQSWVVAVFAGLAWPALWKAADWDPNFLDVLVITLQETPPTANRKLHGGDSYAP; encoded by the coding sequence ATGTCTGACCAGTCCCGCGTGTTCATTGGCCTTCTCAGGCCGCCCAAGCTGATGGGCTTGCCGATCATGTACGCAATGGTCTGGCTCTTCGGCTCGACGCTCCTGTTCCTCTGGGTGCAGAGCTGGGTGGTGGCCGTCTTCGCGGGGCTGGCTTGGCCGGCGCTTTGGAAAGCCGCGGACTGGGATCCGAACTTCCTCGACGTCCTGGTGATCACCTTGCAGGAAACCCCACCCACGGCGAACCGCAAGCTCCACGGGGGCGACAGCTATGCCCCGTGA
- a CDS encoding lytic transglycosylase domain-containing protein, whose translation MPASATQHPDARPSRGPARFWSRTTDRAFALVVALGTGVCSAPLALADGFIFQVSPDGRLIDTTDATSTLRSFTGDEDAQNGPLTDRLFLFAAPQSHRDDAPLRDVTAAAAVAPRAVRASPEILHAIETTALRYGSHGALRQAGLSVSDWALFYRANIEVESAYNPGALSPVGAIGLGQLMPDTARDLGVDPHDIAQNLDGSARYLLMMLEQFGDPALALAAYNAGPHAVTRHGGIPPFRETQGHVARVTAVFQRLRGDLS comes from the coding sequence GTGCCCGCGAGCGCCACGCAGCACCCGGACGCACGTCCGAGCCGCGGACCGGCCCGGTTCTGGTCAAGGACAACTGACCGCGCGTTTGCGCTCGTCGTTGCACTGGGTACAGGTGTTTGTTCCGCACCCTTGGCCCTTGCCGACGGTTTCATCTTCCAGGTCAGTCCCGATGGTCGACTGATCGACACAACTGATGCCACGAGCACCCTGCGCTCGTTCACCGGTGACGAAGACGCCCAGAATGGGCCCCTTACAGATCGCCTCTTTCTCTTTGCAGCACCGCAGTCCCATAGGGATGATGCTCCCCTGAGAGATGTGACAGCTGCCGCAGCGGTCGCCCCGCGTGCCGTCCGCGCCTCCCCCGAAATCCTCCACGCCATCGAGACCACGGCGCTGCGCTACGGCAGCCATGGCGCCCTGCGTCAGGCGGGTCTGTCAGTCAGCGATTGGGCGCTGTTCTACCGCGCCAATATCGAGGTCGAGAGCGCCTACAACCCCGGCGCCTTAAGCCCTGTCGGGGCTATCGGGCTCGGCCAGCTGATGCCCGACACCGCGCGCGATCTCGGCGTTGACCCTCATGACATCGCCCAAAACCTCGATGGCTCGGCGCGTTACCTGCTGATGATGCTCGAGCAGTTCGGCGATCCCGCGCTGGCGCTCGCGGCCTACAATGCCGGTCCCCATGCGGTCACCCGCCATGGCGGCATTCCCCCCTTTCGAGAAACCCAAGGCCATGTGGCCCGTGTGACAGCCGTGTTCCAGCGGCTGAGAGGAGACCTTTCGTGA